One genomic segment of Musa acuminata AAA Group cultivar baxijiao chromosome BXJ3-3, Cavendish_Baxijiao_AAA, whole genome shotgun sequence includes these proteins:
- the LOC135633648 gene encoding exportin-2-like, which translates to MDISPETLASWFLQSLSPEPHPRRAAEASLAAAADRPGFALALLQLVAAPAVDDQIRLAAAVHFKNHLRSHWAPSTAVAAEEAPSSAPSPPPIPAPEKEQIKSLLVSLMLAAPPRVQPQLSEALAVVSAHDFPQSWPSLLPELVASLRNAAAANDYRAVNGLLGAAASLFAKFRISFDNNALRLDLKYCLDGFAAPLLEVFLKTSRFIAANVAGPPETLRPLFESQRLCCEIFHSLNSIELPEFFEEHMREWMTEFLAYLGTAYSPAVESEGTLDALRASVCENLQLYMEKNEEEFKDYLNDFASTVWKLLMTPGSSASRDQLTVTAIKFLTTVSTSVHHSLFSSPEVLQRICSSIVFPNIRLRDEDEELFEINYIEYIRRDIEGSDIDTRRRIACELLKGIALNYKEQVTALVSLQIQEMLKVYAANPGENWKEKDSAIYLVVALSPKAGSSSGYLVDVESFFTSVIVPELQEQDVNSAPMLKAGALKFFTVFRDQIPKQAVMTLLPHLARFLMSESNVVHSYAANCIEKLLLVKDRITVVGSNVVTLTPRYGSLDINPFLPQLMTNLFNALQFSESQENPYIMKCIMRVLGVGNVNSEVAAHCISRLAFVLSEICKNPRNPTFNHYLFESIAALIGRSCENDQALIPVFEASLFPVLQKILVDDVTEFWPYAFQIFAQLVEMSKPPLSNSYMLLFHVLLSPESWKRQGNVPALVRLLQAYLQKVPNELKNEGRLHQVIQISMSLLPASKTEELGFYVLNTVVENLSFDIVGPYFRDIWSTIFTRLQSRRAVKFVNSLVIFMSLILIKHGPSILVDSVDALQKGLFMQILQPFWIPNLKLISGAIEMKLASVAATRLICESPVLLDPSSSELWGKMLDSIITLLAQPNEYKGEQENNEPDIHETLGYTAAFARLHYGGKKEEDPLKEIRDPKEFLVTSLSRLSARSPGRYRMVIEKCVDPANQAALLQLCTNFNCAIV; encoded by the coding sequence ATGGACATCAGTCCCGAAACCCTAGCGTCGTGGTTCCTCCAATCCCTCTCGCCGGAACCCCATCCGCGCCGCGCGGCCGAGGCCTCCCTCGCCGCGGCCGCTGATCGCCCCGGCTTCGCCCTAGCTTTGCTCCAACTCGTCGCCGCCCCCGCCGTCGATGATCAGATCCGCCTCGCCGCCGCCGTCCACTTCAAGAACCACCTCCGCTCGCACTGGGCCCCCTCCACAGCCGTAGCCGCCGAGGAGGCCCCCTCCTCCGCCCCTTCTCCACCCCCTATCCCCGCGCCCGAGAAGGAGCAGATCAAATCCCTCCTCGTCTCCCTCATGCTCGCCGCCCCGCCCCGCGTCCAGCCCCAGCTCTCGGAGGCCCTCGCCGTCGTCAGTGCCCACGACTTCCCACAGTCCTGGCCCTCTCTCCTCCCCGAGCTCGTTGCTTCCCTCCGCAACGCAGCGGCGGCCAACGACTACCGCGCCGTCAATGGCCTCCTCGGTGCCGCCGCTTCCCTCTTTGCCAAGTTCCGCATTTCTTTTGACAACAACGCCCTTCGCCTTGACCTCAAGTACTGCCTCGACGGCTTCGCTGCCCCGCTCCTCGAGGTCTTTCTCAAGACCTCCCGGTTCATCGCCGCTAATGTTGCTGGCCCTCCTGAGACCCTCCGCCCGCTCTTCGAATCGCAGCGCCTCTGCTGCGAGATCTTCCACTCCCTCAACTCCATTGAGCTACCGGAGTTCTTCGAGGAACACATGCGCGAGTGGATGACCGAGTTCCTGGCATACCTCGGCACTGCCTACTCGCCTGCTGTGGAATCCGAGGGTACTTTGGACGCTCTCAGGGCCTCTGTGTGTGAGAATCTCCAGCTCTACATGGAGAAAAACGAGGAGGAGTTCAAGGATTACCTCAATGACTTTGCTTCTACCGTGTGGAAACTGCTGATGACTCCAGGTTCTTCGGCGTCCCGTGATCAGCTCACTGTCACGGCCATCAAGTTCCTGACGACGGTCAGCACCAGCGTCCACCACTCGCTCTTCAGTAGCCCTGAGGTGCTCCAGAGAATATGCTCGAGCATCGTGTTTCCTAACATCCGGCTTCGTGACGAGGATGAGGAGCTGTTTGAGATAAATTACATCGAGTATATTAGGAGGGATATTGAGGGCAGTGATATCGACACTAGGAGGAGGATTGCATGTGAACTCTTAAAAGGAATCGCGTTGAATTACAAGGAACAGGTTACTGCATTGGTGTCATTGCAGATACAGGAGATGCTGAAGGTCTATGCAGCCAACCCGGGTGAGAACTGGAAGGAGAAGGACAGTGCAATATATCTTGTGGTTGCACTTTCTCCAAAGGCAGGCAGCAGTAGTGGGTACCTTGTGGATGTGGAGAGCTTCTTCACGTCAGTCATTGTTCCTGAGCTGCAGGAGCAGGATGTGAATTCTGCCCCAATGCTGAAAGCAGGTGCACTGAAGTTCTTTACAGTTTTTCGAGACCAAATTCCTAAGCAAGCAGTTATGACTCTGCTACCCCATTTGGCAAGGTTCCTAATGTCTGAATCAAATGTGGTCCATTCATATGCGGCAAACTGTATCGAGAAGCTGTTGCTGGTGAAGGATAGGATAACAGTGGTTGGGTCAAATGTGGTCACTTTGACTCCTCGATATGGTTCCTTGGACATCAATCCTTTCCTGCCGCAGCTGATGACCAATCTCTTCAATGCATTACAGTTCTCTGAGTCACAGGAGAATCCATATATCATGAAGTGCATCATGAGAGTTCTTGGTGTTGGCAACGTCAATAGTGAGGTTGCTGCACATTGCATCAGTCGCCTGGCATTTGTGCTTTCAGAGATATGCAAGAACCCGAGGAACCCAACCTTCAACCACTACCTGTTTGAGTCAATTGCTGCACTGATTGGCAGATCATGCGAGAACGACCAGGCACTCATCCCAGTGTTTGAGGCAAGCCTGTTCCCAGTCCTTCAGAAAATTTTAGTCGATGATGTGACTGAGTTCTGGCCATATGCCTTCCAAATATTTGCTCAGCTTGTTGAGATGAGTAAGCCACCTCTTTCTAATAGTTATATGCTTCTATTCCATGTTCTTCTCTCACCAGAATCTTGGAAGAGGCAAGGAAATGTCCCTGCATTGGTTCGGTTGTTGCAGGCATACCTGCAGAAGGTTCCCAATGAGCTCAAGAATGAGGGGAGATTGCATCAGGTCATACAGATTTCTATGAGTCTTCTTCCTGCTTCTAAAACGGAAGAACTGGGATTTTATGTGCTGAATACTGTGGTGGAGAATCTCAGCTTTGACATTGTAGGACCTTACTTCAGAGATATATGGAGTACTATTTTCACACGTCTGCAGAGTAGGCGTGCAGTGAAGTTTGTAAATTCTCTTGTAATATTCATGTCATTGATTTTGATCAAGCACGGTCCAAGTATTCTAGTGGATTCTGTAGATGCCCTCCAGAAGGGTTTATTCATGCAGATCCTTCAGCcattttggattccaaatctgaaGCTGATTTCAGGAGCCATTGAGATGAAGCTGGCCTCGGTGGCTGCCACGAGGCTTATTTGTGAGTCCCCAGTCCTTCTAGATCCCTCATCCAGTGAGTTATGGGGGAAGATGCTTGATAGTATCATCACCTTGCTGGCTCAACCAAATGAATACAAAGGGGAACAAGAAAACAATGAACCAGATATTCATGAAACATTGGGTTATACCGCAGCCTTCGCTCGTCTTCATTATGggggaaagaaggaagaagacccTCTAAAAGAGATAAGGGATCCAAAGGAGTTTTTGGTGACATCATTGTCTAGACTTTCGGCAAGATCTCCTGGTAGGTACAGAATGGTGATTGAGAAGTGTGTGGATCCGGCTAATCAAGCTGCACTACTCCAGCTCTGTACCAATTTCAATTGTGCAATTGTCTAG
- the LOC103977035 gene encoding cyclic pyranopterin monophosphate synthase, mitochondrial isoform X1, which yields MFLRHLKAHQSLGRCFIGSNSHDLAIAELNKELESIFGEPPSSSALSSNASQVSHFTSPSSEDKPTNLTHVDGSGHAKMVDVSSKVESKRAAIASCRVLLGQKVYNLVASNQIAKGDVLTVAKISGINGAKQTGNLIPLCHNIGLTHVRVDLTLNEKDYSVEIEGEAATTGKTGVEMEAMTAVTIAGLTVYDMCKAASKDICITDVRLEHKTGGKSGHWSRKE from the exons ATGTTTCTTAGACATTTAAAGGCTCACCAGTCTCTGGGAAGATGCTTCATCGGTAGCAATAGCCATGATCTTGCAATTGCAGAGCTAAACAAG GAACTGGAGTCAATCTTTGGCGAACCTCCTTCATCCAGTGCCTTAAGTTCAAATGCTTCTCAAGTGTCCCATTTTACTTCCCCTAGTTCAGAAGATAAGCCAACAAACCTTACTCATGTTGATGGTAGTGGACACGCCAAGATGGTAGATGTGTCCTCTAAAGTAGAGAGCAAAAGAGCTGCAATTGCGAGTTGCAGAGTTCTTCTAGGCCAAAAAGTATATAACTTGGTTGCATCAAACCAGATAGCAAAAGGAGATGTCTTGACCGTGGCAAAAATCTCTGGAATTAATGGAGCTAAGCAGACCGGCAATCTCATCCCTTTATGTCACAACATTGGGCTCACACATGTTCGTGTTGATCTAACGCTCAATGAGAAAGATTACAGTGTAGAGATTGAAGGGGAAGCTGCGACAACAGGGAAGACAGGAGTCGAGATGGAAGCAATGACTGCCGTCACCATTGCTGGACTTACAGTTTATGACATGTGCAAAGCTGCTTCTAAGGACATTTGCATTACGGATGTTCGCCTTGAGCACAAGACTGGAGGTAAGAGTGGCCACTGGTCCAGAAAAGAATGA
- the LOC103977035 gene encoding cyclic pyranopterin monophosphate synthase, mitochondrial isoform X2, which translates to MFLRHLKAHQSLGRCFIGSNSHDLAIAELNKELESIFGEPPSSSALSSNASQVSHFTSPSSEDKPTNLTHVDGSGHAKMVDVSSKVESKRAAIASCRVLLGQKVYNLVASNQIAKGDVLTVAKISGINGAKQTGNLIPLCHNIGLTHVRVDLTLNEKDYSVEIEGEAATTGKTGVEMEAMTAVTIAGLTVYDMCKAASKDICITDVRLEHKTGD; encoded by the exons ATGTTTCTTAGACATTTAAAGGCTCACCAGTCTCTGGGAAGATGCTTCATCGGTAGCAATAGCCATGATCTTGCAATTGCAGAGCTAAACAAG GAACTGGAGTCAATCTTTGGCGAACCTCCTTCATCCAGTGCCTTAAGTTCAAATGCTTCTCAAGTGTCCCATTTTACTTCCCCTAGTTCAGAAGATAAGCCAACAAACCTTACTCATGTTGATGGTAGTGGACACGCCAAGATGGTAGATGTGTCCTCTAAAGTAGAGAGCAAAAGAGCTGCAATTGCGAGTTGCAGAGTTCTTCTAGGCCAAAAAGTATATAACTTGGTTGCATCAAACCAGATAGCAAAAGGAGATGTCTTGACCGTGGCAAAAATCTCTGGAATTAATGGAGCTAAGCAGACCGGCAATCTCATCCCTTTATGTCACAACATTGGGCTCACACATGTTCGTGTTGATCTAACGCTCAATGAGAAAGATTACAGTGTAGAGATTGAAGGGGAAGCTGCGACAACAGGGAAGACAGGAGTCGAGATGGAAGCAATGACTGCCGTCACCATTGCTGGACTTACAGTTTATGACATGTGCAAAGCTGCTTCTAAGGACATTTGCATTACGGATGTTCGCCTTGAGCACAAGACTGGAG ATTGA
- the LOC103977036 gene encoding calcineurin B-like protein 7 isoform X2: MGCISSKQKHVPGYEDPTVLASETTFTVSEVEALYELFKRISYSITKDGLIHKEEFRLALLKNSNEHNFFADRIFDLFDIKRNGVIEFGEFVRCLSIFHPNTEVAEKVSFAFRLYDLKNTGYIERDELKEMVLAILSETNVCLSDDVIEAIVDKVDRNGDEKIDPEEWKEFVAQNPSLLKNMTIPYLMDITTAFPSFVVMTTIDEEDM; encoded by the exons ATGGGTTGTATCTCCTCAAAACAAAAACATGTACCTGGATATGAAGACCCTACTGTTCTTGCATCAGAAACAACCT TTACTGTGAGTGAAGTAGAAGCTTTGTACGAGCTATTTAAAAGGATAAGCTATTCAATTACCAAAGATGGGCTTATTCATAAG GAAGAGTTCCGACTTGCCCTCCTCAAGAACAGCAACGAACATAATTTTTTTGCTGACAGG ATATTTGACTTGTTTGACATAAAACGGAATGGAGTAATTGAGTTTGGAGAATTTGTTCGATGCCTTAGTATCTTCCATCCAAACACAGAGGTGGCAGAAAAAGTTTCTT TTGCATTTAGGTTGTATGATCTCAAGAATACTGGATATATTGAGCGTGACGAG TTAAAGGAGATGGTGCTGGCTATTCTGAGTGAAACGAACGTATGCCTTTCAGATGATGTTATCGAGGCAATTGTTGACAAG GTTGACAGAAATGGTGATGAAAAAATAGATCCAGAAGAATGGAAGGAATTTGTTGCTCAAAATCCATCTTTGCTTAAGAACATGACGATTCCTTATTTGAT
- the LOC103977036 gene encoding calcineurin B-like protein 7 isoform X1, whose translation MGCISSKQKHVPGYEDPTVLASETTFTVSEVEALYELFKRISYSITKDGLIHKEEFRLALLKNSNEHNFFADRIFDLFDIKRNGVIEFGEFVRCLSIFHPNTEVAEKVSFAFRLYDLKNTGYIERDELKEMVLAILSETNVCLSDDVIEAIVDKTLLQVDRNGDEKIDPEEWKEFVAQNPSLLKNMTIPYLMDITTAFPSFVVMTTIDEEDM comes from the exons ATGGGTTGTATCTCCTCAAAACAAAAACATGTACCTGGATATGAAGACCCTACTGTTCTTGCATCAGAAACAACCT TTACTGTGAGTGAAGTAGAAGCTTTGTACGAGCTATTTAAAAGGATAAGCTATTCAATTACCAAAGATGGGCTTATTCATAAG GAAGAGTTCCGACTTGCCCTCCTCAAGAACAGCAACGAACATAATTTTTTTGCTGACAGG ATATTTGACTTGTTTGACATAAAACGGAATGGAGTAATTGAGTTTGGAGAATTTGTTCGATGCCTTAGTATCTTCCATCCAAACACAGAGGTGGCAGAAAAAGTTTCTT TTGCATTTAGGTTGTATGATCTCAAGAATACTGGATATATTGAGCGTGACGAG TTAAAGGAGATGGTGCTGGCTATTCTGAGTGAAACGAACGTATGCCTTTCAGATGATGTTATCGAGGCAATTGTTGACAAG ACATTACTTCAGGTTGACAGAAATGGTGATGAAAAAATAGATCCAGAAGAATGGAAGGAATTTGTTGCTCAAAATCCATCTTTGCTTAAGAACATGACGATTCCTTATTTGAT